tatggactaaaagcagattgaagcatactattttcaccctttttttttgctgttttttctttcttgtggtggtctcctttaattttgatttttctttcacagcatgactaatctgggtatgtttaaaatgattgtataatataacctatatcagatagcttgttggaaggaagggagggagggaaggaaggaagagggaggaaattttggagctcaaaattttacaaaaatgaatgttgatatttaacatgtattggtctacttgccatctaggggagggggtggggagaaggaggggaaaatttggaacagaaggttttgcaaaggtcaatgctgaataattacccatgcatatgtcttgtaaataaaaagctataataaaaaatgaatgttgaaaattatctttacatataataagaaaaaacaaaatactattgagtgAAAAAATAACCACTATAATTTGGTttatatagatccttttctttaTCATTGATCTTTGGGCATGTGTCTagcattttacagagaaagaaactcgTGCTCAGAAAACTGAAGTGAcatgcccaacatcacacagaaCAATTCAGGACTATAACTAGGTGTCTCTAATCATAGAGACTTCAATAactttctagaattttttaaGGACAATTCACTACTCAACTACTTAATCTCTTCTTCCAATCAGAGTAGGGGAAAGAAAAGTGGAGCAGTTTGAGTTTTCCCATTCCAGGACCTAATCACTGAGTTCTTGggttaaagaaatataatatgtgtgtgtgagccCATGACACATGCCTTGTATTTAGGGGAATGAACATGTACATTGACCTCCTTCTCTGGGAATGTGCCCTTGCTGAGGGATAGGTATAACCCAGCAATTCTTGGTTGGTACGTTCTTATTTATGATGGAATTGTCTTGAGTCAGGAAGAGATGTCAATTTATATATGATAGATTCATCTGGGGATTCTGCTTCCTCTCCTGTGAATTCCCATGAGTAGGAGAAGGGAATGGTAGAGATACAGAAATCTGCTTAGGTAACTGTAACCAATCCTGGAGAAGCTGATGGGAGTCCTGATAAGAGTTGTGTTTGTGAAAGCCAGGGCCAACCTGGAGTGGATTCATCATGGGGTCCTTATCTCGAAAAGCATCAAGGTTCTAGTAGCTTTTAGTGAGCTACTGCCAGTCTGTGAAATATAAGAAGGTAGAGAATATAAATCTTATGCTAAATGTACCTCTATCTATAGCAAGTATCTAAGGTTAAGTTCTGGTGGGATTTTGGAATGTTGGATATGTTGCTCCTGAGAGATAAATGTGGGTCATTCCAATAGGATGGACTATGACTTCCATtgcccaatatatatatatatatatatatatatatatatatatatatatatatatatatatatatatatatatatatatatatatatatatatacatacatacatacatatatatatatatatacatacatatatatatacatacatacatacatatatatatacatacatacatatatatatatatacatacatacatacatatatatatatatatatatatacacaaagtaatttcaagaggaagATAGTGATAATACTTTAAGGAACAagatgagaaacagaaaaggCCTGGTACAGGAAAGAGCACCAGAACTGTGCTAGGGAGCTAGGAATCACTATAGTGAATgacatatataaagaacatataaaaAAGTGGGAAGATCAACCACATACCTGCATCTCTCCCCcattttaccaagaaaaaaaaaaacatccataGGGTCTAGAAGCAGAATAGACAACATTCCATCTACCAATTTGAAGTTTTCAAAGGGGTTGAAGTACAACTGAGGGAGCAGATATAGATAAAGAAAGGCAATCaaggacatggcttttttcaacaattcggtgattcaggccaattccattagacttgtgatgaagagagtcaatttaatccagaaagagaactatggggactgaatgtgcatcacaaatggtattttcatctttttttgctgttgtttgcttgcttttttttttctttctcatttttttccttttttatctgatttttcttgcatagcatgataattgtggaaatatatatatagaagaactgcacatgtttaatatatatatatatatatatgcatatatatatatatatatatatatatatatatatatatattagattacttgctgtctagaagaggagatggggggaagggagggagaaaaatttgaaacacaaggttttgcaaaagtatgttgaaaattaactttgcatatattttgaaaataaaaagttattattttaaaaagcaatcaaTCAAGGAAAGAGACAGATTTATGGAATGGAAACCTACCCCTACCCCACTCTTTACCCTAATCCTGCAGTAGCTAATGTGAGTTCGATAGGGACTCTATAAAGAGACAAAGGACTTTTGGGTGTCTTTCTGTATCAGAAGTTGTGAGTTGTATTTGCACACTTTTATATCATAAGTGTACCTCACTATTACTTTATTATGTTTGAGCCCATTCTTTCTATGGATGGTATATGTAATTTTCGGAGAATATACCCCAGGTTGGTGGAGGGAATGTTTTTTACTATGTCATCTTAGTTTTCTAAGAGCAGATCATGTCTATTGATTGATAGCTAATGGGAAACACAATAATGGGGGTTATGATATTAGGTATACAAACCCAGAATATCAGCTGTGTGGTGGGTTCTCAAATTTCAAATGAGAGTGAAGGTTATAGGAATAGCCCAGAAAGAATgctacaattattttcatttttttgtaccACATAATATTTGTGGTCAGTGTTGAttgaataatgtaaataaaaaaagagaataatgtaAATCTATCACTTGgattaaaagacatttttaagataagagtaaattataattttttttgtaattagaaTAATAGTTATTTTTCACAACCCCTAGATAATACTGAATCAAGACCAGAAGTGTGCTGGAGTCAGCTCAAAGTAATTTATGAGAGATGATTTTCAATATGAACATTTACATCCCAGAAATCACCAAATGCAAACATcagacttgatttattattttactgattgtctagacttaagaaaatgaaggaaaaaatcttGATAATGTCaatcaaatttaaaagtgtatTTAGTCTTTAGAAAGTGTATAAAGTCTTTAGAAAGCTGATTATTAGACGTTTACCAGCACATCCCTGAGTAGACCAATAATGGTTACATTAGAAGAAGCAAAGTTATCTTCAAGCAATAAAGGGAAAGTTAAGCTAAGAGTTAATAGGCTATATATACCCTCTGTTAGGAATATTGCAATGGGTAATGCTCTAATCTTTGGGAAAACTCTTATTCTGAGGGAAACAATGAATGGCAAGTTAAATATAGCACTTTCTGATGGCTATATTATATACTCTACTCTCTTGCTAGTTAATTcataaaaaacatatatttagaattagaagggacttagaaatcatttagcctCCAATCCTggtaattttatagatgaagaaacaagctCAATGAGGTTACATGTTtggtccaaagtcacacaggtaattaTTTAGTGACCAAAATGGGTTTTGAACTTGGACACTTTTCCCATTCATCTTTCTACTATTCCACATTCCCTCTGTATATTCACACAAAAAAGCAGAACATGAGCCAGGTATAGCTGTTATTGCTACTGAAGCACTCAAATGTCATCAGAGATACCTACCAAAGGCACACCAACTCTTTACCAATGTTATAGaactagatattttcttttttttatttttatttataacattatcccttgtattcatttttccaaattatcccctccctccctcctctagataacaggtaatcccatacattttacatatgttacaatataacctagatacaatatatgtgtgtaaataccattttcttgttgcacattaagtattagcttccgaaggtataagtaacctgggtagacagatattagtgctaacaatttacattcacttcccagtgttccttctctgggtgtagttgtttctgtccatcattgatcagctggaagtgagttggatcttctttatgttgaagatatccacttccatcagaatacctcttcatacagcattgaagtgtacagcgatcttctggttctgtagAACTAGATATTTTCAAAGATTCCACATAATTTTGACATTCTGTGGGTCTTAAAAAGTAAGCAAAATAGCAAAGTGAGCAAAAagtacagaaataaagaaaatgtatttttaattaattttttggggtccttagtctttttttccccagtcatCAACTAAAGAGGATATTAATGATTTGATGAAGATTCTCTGTTTTCTCCCGAAAGGGAATTTTTGTTACCTGTGCTTTGAATAGACTAAAGAGGGTTTTGATTTTTGGTTCTATTACTTGCTACCTGTGTGGATCTTGGGAATCCCTCTGaggctttttaaaacatttatttatttatttatttatttttagcatctgTAAATATGAAAGGTTGCACtagttttcttccagctctaaatgtgtGTCTGATTTTGTGAAGTACCTTGTTTCTCTTCATGACCAATGGCAGTTAGTAGACAGCAGAGGGAGCTGCTGGGGTCAAGACCTCACTTGGTCACTTTTTAATTGAATATGGAACTTTGTATCTTTAGAGCAAACGGAGTTATCTGGGAGTCAGGAATTCTGAGTTCTTTCCATTCTCTTAGATGTTGTgggaaagaatttgtgaatttCCTCTCTTTTCGTGATATGGGGAGATGATCCTGGCTTTACTGAATGGAATAGCTTAATCAAGAAAGGCCCTTATTTGGAATTCTTACCCATTAGGTCATCATGATTTATTTGCAGCAAATGCAGGTTGTGGATTTCCTTAATTTTACTTCCTCTAGCATCTGCTCCAAAAGATAGCTTGCGTGCAGTGCATATGAAGGCTGGAAGACCTGCATTTTAAATTCCGTGATACCAGGCATATGTGCATAGGAAAGTCATTAaacttttcaaagcactttaggAACGGTAAATTGCAGTTTATATCTGTTCCATGTCAGGAGTTCCCACACTGATGCATCAAAATAGGGGACagtgggagggggaaaaaaaaaactccaccaaaaatatttattttttttagcctctaattctcctgactccaggattagTGTTCTGAAATCTTCCACAGAAAGTGATAGAGCTCCGGAGTCTCCGAATTTGAGCCCAATTCTCACCTCTGATACTTACAAAGTCTCAGCATTCCTAAGGcgtcaatttcctcatctgtgaaatgaggtgGTTGGATCAgatctgaggtcttttccaaagACAGATCTACAGACCTGGCCAATTAGATAAAAGAATGCTACTTTTAATACTTTCTTTGACtttgtaagtctttttttttttttttttaattaaatataatgtgtgtgtgtgtgtgtgtgagacagagagagagacagagacagagagagagagacagagagagagtgaagtTTAATTTCCAGGGCTATTGGGAAGAGAGACTGGAAGaaggagagataagaaaggaggagagagagagagaggagagacaagagatgggaagagaaagagagaattggagagaggagataaaagagaagagtgggaaagaaaagaaaagcgaAAAAAAGAGGGACAGAAGGTGAGGGGAAGAGCGGGGAAGAgaagtggagagagaagaaaaggggagagaagaggggaagggagagagaataagagaatgaGAATACTGGGAAAGGATTAAAACACGCTGGTAATCGAAGACCGAGTTCCAGTAAGGACGCATGGGATTTTTAGTCTTGAGGGGGGTGGAAGgcagaaagaggggaaagtgacGTCAGGCGCTAGGCAAAAGCCTCGGCGCGGACCCCGTTCACTGGCTCGTATCCCGAATACCGATACTCCCACAGTCCGGGCAAGAGGAAGTTGCACTTAGGCGTTGCGGGAGGAGAGCCGGGGAGGAAGGCGTGGCCTGGCCTGGCGCCTCACGGAAGTGACCTTATTACAGGGCGGGGACAGCTTACGGCGGCGGCGCGCGGCTGGGTTCGCGCTGGGCTTCCTTGCAAGTGCTTCCCTCTCCCCCCGAACCCCcgccccttccctctctcttgttgcctccttctcctcctcctcctcctccgccccCGTAGCCGCCGCCGCGCTCGATGAAGCGGAGGCCGCAGCGGCCGTTGGCGCTGTCGCTCCCGCTCCCGGGGCCGCGGCGGGCGGAGCTCCGGCCGGGCCCAGCCTAGTCCCCAGCGGTCGGTCGCTCCGCATCTCGCTCCCCGCCTTCCCCGATGCAGGGGGCCGAGCTCCGGGACGgcgaggcggcggcggcggcggcggcggcagcggcggcctCTTACCGCGTCTTGAGCCGCCTGCTGGGGTACGGAGAAGCGGCCTCGGAGCCGTCccccgccgccgctgccgctgccGTTACCGTCGCCGGCCCCGGGCCATGGACCCCCAGCCGCTGCCCCCCGCCCAGAGCCCggtcccgccgccgccgccaccctTCTTGCCGAGGCCGGGGCCCCGGAATTCCCGGCCGCCGCAACTGATGGTGTTCCGCAATGTGGGGCGGCCGCCAGAGGAGGAGGAGACGGCGGCGGCGGGCCCTGGGCCGGGACCCTCGGAGCTGCTGTGCCCCCCGGCACCGCTGCACCCTGGATCCCAAGGCCCTGCCGCCGGGGCTGGGGTTGGGGCTGGGCCTGGGGCTGGGGGCTGGAGCGGGGTTGGGGCCCGGCGGCGGGCCGCCGCGGCGGCCGCGGGGCTGGAGGCCCACCTGGCAGCTCTCGGGCTGGGGCCGGCTGGCAAGGGCCCGGGGCCCGCCGGAGGCAGCTGTCCGTGTGCTCCGCAGCCCCCCACGCCGCAGCCCCCGCCGCCAGCTGCGGTCCCACAAGCGGGCGAGGATCCCACGGAGACAAGCGATGCGCTGCTAGTCCTGGAGGCGCTGGAGTCGGAGGCCGAGAGCCTGGAGACCAACAGCTGCTCGGAGGAGGAGCTCAGCAGCCCCGACCGGGGGGGCGGGCGCAGGAGGTGGCGGCGGTGGCAGCCGGTCCGCGTCTCTTCATCCCCTGGCCCCCGAGCTGCCGCCCGCGCCCTTCCCGCTGCAGGACCTGGTGCCCCCTGGGCGGCCTTCCAGAATGGAACCCCCCGCCACCCCCCGCATCAGCAGCCCTCGGCGCCCCCTCCGGCCGCCCCTGGGCACCTCCCGCAAGGGCTCGCTCAGAATCCGCCTCAGCCGCCTCTTCCGCACCAAGAGTTGTAATGGGGCCTCGGCCAGCGGAGATGCGGCGGGCAAGAGGCCTCCGGGGGAGTTGGCTGCCTCTTCCGTGAGTCTGACCGACGTGGGAGGCCCCAGGGCCCGGGAGCCTGAGGCGGGGGAGGTGAGCCTGCTGGCGGCGAAGGGGGGGAAGGCTGTCGGCTACCTCTcgttcctttctctccccctcctcttcacccttttctcctctctctccccctttctctcccttcttaccccctatttctcctttctctgttcccttctgttttccttttgtactccctcttcctcttttccctccaccctccctttcctctcttctttccctcatctgccctctccccctcctttatcctcttctcccccttctctatCCCCCCTCCACACCACTGTCccacttctttcttccctctcttcccccctctccccttttctctttcctccttactTTACTTCCTACTTTCTCTCCtatctcctccctcttcttctctcatctctttcctggcttttccctcttcctctttcccccctgtcttctttctccttccctacttctttcctcactcttcctcttttccctttcatctcttccctcctttccctaataaggaaattgagattccaGGGACCAGGTTGAATAGAATATTCTCTTATTACCCTTCCAGGACTGTTAGTGAATTACAATAACTGGTAAAGAAATAGACTGAAGTCTCCCCTGCACTTAAGATGTCTCAGTTAGCCAGTAATCCTGGGTGCAGGAACTTGAACACAGGCTGTGGCCTGTTATTGGTTTCTGTATAGTGCTCCCTGTCCTTCCCTTCTGACTTCATGAGTAGTTTTTCTGGAGGTATGGTCTTTTGAGACTGGGGTTGGGTATTCCTCCCATTTCTTCAGAGGTGCTTCTTTTGTGACCTAGAATTCACTTACTTGGTTTATAGTTAGGGTCATAAGACAAGGCAGCTTGAATCCTCTTGAAACTAGGTCAGAAGTTTTGGAAACTTGCTTAAGTTGCCCAAGTATATCATAAGGAATCCATGCTTCTGTATTGGCCATCTAATTGTGGGCCAGTTGATGAAAATTCtaatttagaaaaggaatttaatttcttaatggaggcggaattttctttaaaagatatgGTTGACTACCATAGTGTTTATTTAGAAGACTGGATTACTGGTTTCTGTCTAGTGGCATTGGAACTTCTCTTGTGGGAACTATTAATAGGGTTTTACTTCCTGGGAAttggttatgtttttttttctttaatattttttaatatagtttatgAGTGACATGTTCCTGAGGACATTTCCATTGTACTGGAATAAGCCAGGAACATATGGAAGGGCCTGAAAGTAAAGAAGGCAGGGTTGAGTCAGTAGGTGATGGTCTGAGCAGGAACTTCTGTATAAACATTTGGTATTGTCTTTATCTTACTGAAGTTAATTTTTTCTAGGAGATAGGAGCATAAGGTTGATTTGCAATCACTTTTGAACAGCCATGCTATCTGTTCCCTTTGGAGATCAGGCCATACTTGTTTCTAAAAGAGCTGTTAGTACATTTTACCCCTTTACTTGAGTGAATGTTTGCCCCTTAAGTGTCTTTAATGGATTAATGATGGGAACTGAGGTCTCTATGTGTGGCTGCTGAAACAGCTTTTTATGCacttggcactctatctactagtgaaaattaaattttcaacaATGGTATGGGTTCGTGGGAGAGTTAAGCAAAATGTAATGACATAAGATAGTTTGCTCATGTTTTTGTGGTTTGTAAATTGCCTTTGTTCTTTATTGACCAGGGCTTGGGTCTGTGATTTCAGAATCTCCAAATATGAGGTGTGGCGTGAAATTAGCTGCTATATCCAACAGATTTGAGAGTAGAAAATGCATATACAGTTACATGGCTTTTGCCTTTGGTAGCAGATTTTAATGACCTTTGGGTGTTCAGGCTCCAACTCTTCACAGTGAGCATAATGAAGATTTCTGCTACAAAGCAAATTGTTCAGCAAAGAGGCTTAGTTCAGGATACCAGAGAATTAAGGTTTTTGGTCCAGGGACTTTCTGACAAAGGTATCGAATGTGAACATGTCCAGCGTTATGCAGTGGCCATTTATTTGGGGGAAATGCTGAATTGATTGGATTTAAGAGGCCTGAATTGAATTCCAACATTAGTTTGGTAACCTTGGGCAAGCTCCTACCTCCTTTGTTTGCCACATTTCctctctctaaaatgagaggCTAATCTCAGCCCCAACATCTTGTGCTGTTTGGAAGAAAAACTAAGGATCTGATTGCAGTAGAAGTTAAGTCCTTTTTAAGTGCTTGGCTGTGGTGCTGCTTGTCATATTTCCCATAGCTTATGATGTGCCAGTCTTGCTGGCAGCCTCACAGCTGTGAGAGACTTGTTAAAAGTCTGTTCCTGGTAGCTATGATTTCTATAGATCTTATTAGCCAACTCTCAATAAGGCCTTGTTAGGGGAAGGGAAGTAAGTAAGGTTATATGGTTTTGAATCAGTGAGACCTAAGGATGGGTCTTTCATTTTGCTATTTGATGGTTGGATTTAATTATGGGCCTGTGTTTTCATTGGGgcatagtttgtttttttactgaCCCCTGGATATGTTTGCCAGTgtctcttcatttcctttctctccaccccctcccctctcACTTGTCTTATAATAATTGACTCTTGCAGCTACCACAAGCCATTTCACCTGTCTTAGCACTTCTTTTAATATCCTGGCACTAAGCAACAGCTTTAGCTCTTAAAAATGCCTTCAAAACTGCTGCATGGTTTTGCCTCCTTGCATCCTGAGACCTTTGTGTTTAGGATCAGAGTCTGCTTAGTGAGTCCAGTTAAGGTGAGGAGCGAAATGTTAGGCTGggatttatattgttatattggAATGGGAATAGCAAAGCTACTATATATGGTCTAAATCTGGATAGAGCATTGTTTCAGAAAAGCCAGAGAAATATCCTAATCCATTTTAAAGGTGTTGAAATGGTTGTCCTTTGGTTTGGAAGAAGGTATCACTTAAATATCCTGTTAGCCTGGTCCTGTCTTTTCTGACTTTCCTAAATTACCCTCCAGTACATACACATTTGGAATTTGGTGTCATGCTCATGGGCATATTTCTAGATTTAATTCCTTTAGGAACTAGTTGATACCATTTTTGACAATCTCCAAAATCATGGCATTGAGGTGGAAGGTGAATAGAGTTAgcataattatactttttttttttttttttaaatgtaggttTGAGGAAAAGATGCTAATCTGTCATACCAGTATGGGCTCTTGCTGTCACCAAGAGGCCTGAAAGTTGTTGAAACTATCAGATTTCCTTGTAGTGGTTGTTGACCAAagattctttttctgaattcaaagtGGTTTGATTTTTCACCTGCAAAAATTGTCATTTCGGTTCTGTCCTGTTGATCCTAAAGCTGTTTATGTCATCTGCATTATGGTTATATCATCTATCATCTCATATCATAGATGACTTGAGAAATTTCTGTCCATGTATATCTATAAGTCTTAAGGTTTTCACATCCAGAAATTACACACCCCTATTCTAAAACTCTAAAATTTT
The Sminthopsis crassicaudata isolate SCR6 chromosome 4, ASM4859323v1, whole genome shotgun sequence genome window above contains:
- the SOCS7 gene encoding LOW QUALITY PROTEIN: suppressor of cytokine signaling 7 (The sequence of the model RefSeq protein was modified relative to this genomic sequence to represent the inferred CDS: inserted 2 bases in 1 codon; deleted 5 bases in 5 codons) encodes the protein MQGAELRDGEAAAAAAAAAAASYRVLSRLLGYGEAASEPXPPPPLPLPLPSPAPGHGPQPLPPAQSPVPPPPPPFLPRPGPRNSRPPQLMVFRNVGRPPEEEETAAAGPGPGPSELLCPRHRCTLDPKALPPGLGLGLGLGLGLERGWGPAAAAAAAAGLEAHLAALGLGPAGKGPGPAGGSCPCAPQPPTPQPPPPAAVPQAGEDPTETSDALLVLEALESEAESLETNSCSEEELSSPDRGAGAGGGGGGSRSASLHPLAPELPPAPFPLQDLVPPGRPSRMEPPATPRISSPRRPLRPPLGTSRKGSLRIRLSRLFRTKSCNGASASGDAAGKRPPGELAASSVSLTDVGGPRAREPEAGRKPRLTRTQSAFSPVSFSPFFTGETVSLVDVDISQRGLTSPHPPTPPPPPRRSLSLLDDISGTLPASVLVAPMGSSLQSFPLPPPPPPHAPDAFPRIVPIRATESLHNQPTQHLQCPLYRPDSSSFAASLRELEKCGWYWGPMNWEDAEMKLKGKPDGSFLVRDSSDPRYILSLSFRSQGITHHTRMEHYRGTFSLWCHPKFEDRCQSVVEFIKRAIMHSKNGKFLYFLRSRVPGLPPTPVQLLYPVSRFSNVKSLQHLCRFRIRQLVRIDHIPDLPLPKPLISYIRKFYYYDPQEEVYLSLKEAQLISKQKPEVEPST